The following proteins are co-located in the Argopecten irradians isolate NY chromosome 9, Ai_NY, whole genome shotgun sequence genome:
- the LOC138330692 gene encoding neurofilament heavy polypeptide-like produces MHFTDENKSPQKKKRRKEIKTKTPTTNATKTKHRLQTPQKQNTDYKRHKNQNTDYKRHKNKTLTTNATKTKHRLQTPQKQNTDYKRHKNKTPTTNATKTKHRLQTPQKQNTDYKRHKNKTPTTNATKTKHRLQTPQKQNTDYKRHKNKTPTTNTTKTKHRLQTPQNKHRPQTPQKTKHRPQTPQKQNTDH; encoded by the coding sequence ATGCATTTTACAGACGAAAATAAATCgccacaaaagaaaaaaagaagaaaagaaataaaaaccaaaacacCGACTACAAACGCCACGAAAACAAAACACCGACTACAAACgccacaaaaacaaaacaccGACTACAAACGCCACAAAAACCAAAACACCGACTACAAACgccacaaaaacaaaacactgACTACAAACgccacaaaaacaaaacaccGACTACAAACgccacaaaaacaaaacaccGACTACAAACgccacaaaaacaaaacaccGACTACAAACgccacaaaaacaaaacaccGACTACAAACgccacaaaaacaaaacaccGACTACAAACgccacaaaaacaaaacaccGACCACAAACgccacaaaaacaaaacaccGACTACAAACgccacaaaaacaaaacactgACTACAAACgccacaaaaacaaaacaccGACTACAAACaccacaaaaacaaaacatcgaCTACAAACGCCACAAAATAAACACCGACCACAAACgccacaaaaaacaaaacaccgACCACAAACgccacaaaaacaaaacaccGACCACTAA